In one Streptomyces sp. NBC_01241 genomic region, the following are encoded:
- a CDS encoding DUF6126 family protein, with the protein MSDSENYDPLGSNKKYEAQERKFPRGVVIRLFAYLIAGHIVAGFLYLLFEVAGKG; encoded by the coding sequence ATGTCCGATTCCGAGAACTACGACCCGCTCGGGTCCAACAAGAAGTACGAGGCCCAGGAGCGGAAGTTTCCGCGCGGCGTGGTGATCAGGCTGTTCGCCTACCTCATCGCCGGACACATCGTCGCGGGCTTCCTCTACCTGCTCTTCGAGGTGGCCGGCAAGGGCTGA
- a CDS encoding tyrosine-protein phosphatase — translation MTQQLPQIPSTEPELAGVRNFRDVGGLPTVDGRRVRYGRLFRSGHLAHATAEDSAFLSGLGLHTVFDFRNEADHRLDGADIELPGVRNVGIPLSDPAEGAEFWRLVRDGDLDQLRSILADGKGTNRMIASYRSIILDRTAEHSRVLHALAEDSVPALMHCAAGKDRAGLSIAVSLLAVGVERDAIEADYLKSNDAHRRYKVRRSDTSADGMSAEVMELLNPLFGAHADYLAAAFATIDETWGDTDRYFSEGLKLAPETRERLRGRLLDEA, via the coding sequence GTGACGCAGCAGTTGCCGCAGATCCCGTCGACGGAACCCGAGCTGGCGGGCGTCCGGAACTTCCGCGATGTGGGCGGCCTGCCCACCGTCGACGGCCGGCGGGTGCGGTACGGGCGGCTCTTTCGCAGTGGTCACCTCGCGCACGCCACCGCCGAGGACTCCGCCTTTCTCAGCGGTCTCGGTCTGCACACGGTCTTCGACTTCCGCAATGAGGCCGACCACCGGCTCGACGGCGCGGACATCGAGCTGCCCGGCGTGCGGAATGTCGGCATCCCGCTCTCCGACCCCGCCGAAGGCGCCGAGTTCTGGCGCCTCGTCCGCGACGGCGACCTCGACCAGCTGCGCTCGATCCTGGCCGACGGCAAGGGTACGAACCGGATGATCGCCTCGTACCGCTCGATCATCCTGGACCGTACCGCCGAGCACAGCCGGGTCCTGCACGCCCTGGCCGAGGACAGCGTTCCGGCGTTGATGCACTGCGCCGCGGGCAAGGACCGGGCCGGTCTGTCGATCGCGGTGTCGCTGCTCGCGGTCGGCGTCGAGCGCGACGCCATCGAGGCCGACTACCTGAAGTCCAACGACGCCCACCGCCGCTACAAGGTGCGCCGCAGCGACACCTCGGCGGACGGCATGTCGGCCGAGGTGATGGAGCTGCTCAATCCGCTCTTCGGCGCCCATGCCGACTATCTGGCGGCTGCCTTCGCCACCATCGACGAGACCTGGGGCGACACGGACCGCTATTTCTCCGAGGGGCTGAAGCTCGCTCCCGAGACCCGTGAGCGGCTGCGCGGCCGGCTCCTCGACGAGGCGTAG
- a CDS encoding helix-turn-helix domain-containing protein, whose translation MNTPDGGVADELPGVAPRLRDLRRSRGLTLETAAQRAELSPAHLSRLETGRRQPSLPMLLGLARIYGTTVSELLGETPPEREAIIRGGKFEGAEADGWMYQQAGGSGRAMQALRVRVPYGTQGDLVRVHPGEEWLYVLLGHLRVTLGDTVHDLAPGDSAHFDSLTPHRIAAVDRDGAELLFVHTLLQSPAAELCLGGGIHRR comes from the coding sequence ATGAACACTCCAGACGGAGGGGTGGCCGACGAGCTGCCCGGGGTCGCGCCACGTCTGCGCGATCTGCGCCGCAGCCGTGGTCTCACCCTGGAGACCGCCGCTCAACGGGCGGAGCTGTCGCCCGCCCACCTCTCCCGGCTCGAAACGGGCCGTCGGCAGCCCTCGCTGCCGATGCTCCTCGGTCTGGCCAGGATCTACGGTACGACGGTCTCCGAACTGCTCGGCGAGACGCCCCCGGAACGGGAGGCGATCATCCGCGGCGGGAAGTTCGAGGGGGCCGAGGCCGACGGCTGGATGTACCAGCAGGCCGGCGGTTCCGGCCGGGCGATGCAGGCGCTGCGCGTCCGTGTTCCGTACGGCACGCAGGGCGATCTCGTGCGGGTCCATCCCGGCGAGGAGTGGCTGTACGTGCTCCTCGGACACCTCCGGGTCACGCTCGGGGACACCGTGCACGATCTCGCGCCCGGTGACAGCGCGCACTTCGACTCGCTCACCCCGCACCGGATCGCGGCCGTCGACCGCGACGGCGCCGAGCTGCTCTTCGTCCACACCCTGCTGCAGAGCCCCGCCGCCGAGCTGTGTCTCGGCGGCGGCATCCACCGTCGCTGA
- the ispG gene encoding flavodoxin-dependent (E)-4-hydroxy-3-methylbut-2-enyl-diphosphate synthase encodes MTAGEPVALGLPELPARPLAMRRHSRRIQVGSVAVGGDAPVSVQSMTTTRTSDIGATLQQIAELTASGCQIVRVACPTQDDADALATIAKKSQIPVIADIHFQPKYVFAAIDAGCAAVRVNPGNIKQFDDKVKEIARAAKDAGTPIRIGVNAGSLDARLLKKYGKATPEALVESALWEASLFEEHDFREIKISVKHNDPVVMVNAYRQLAARCDYPLHLGVTEAGPAFQGTIKSAVAFGALLSEGIGDTIRVSLSAPPAEEVKVGLQILESLNLKQRRLEIVSCPSCGRAQVDVYKLADQVSAGLEGMEVPLRVAVMGCVVNGPGEAREADLGVASGNGKGQIFVKGEVIKTVPESKIVETLIEEAQKIAEGMDGAGTPSGVPAVTVS; translated from the coding sequence ATGACCGCTGGAGAGCCGGTCGCACTGGGTCTCCCCGAGTTGCCGGCCCGGCCGCTCGCGATGCGCCGCCACTCGCGGCGCATCCAGGTCGGGTCGGTTGCGGTGGGCGGGGATGCGCCGGTGTCGGTGCAGTCGATGACGACGACGCGTACGTCGGACATCGGTGCGACGTTGCAGCAGATCGCGGAGTTGACGGCGTCGGGCTGTCAGATCGTGCGGGTGGCGTGTCCGACGCAGGATGACGCGGACGCGTTGGCGACGATTGCGAAGAAGTCGCAGATTCCGGTGATCGCGGATATTCATTTCCAGCCGAAGTATGTGTTCGCGGCGATCGATGCGGGTTGTGCCGCGGTGCGGGTGAATCCGGGGAACATCAAGCAGTTCGACGACAAGGTGAAGGAGATCGCGCGGGCGGCGAAGGATGCGGGTACGCCGATCCGGATCGGTGTGAACGCGGGTTCGCTGGATGCGCGGTTGCTGAAGAAGTACGGGAAGGCGACTCCGGAGGCGTTGGTGGAGTCGGCGCTGTGGGAGGCGTCGCTCTTCGAGGAGCATGACTTCCGGGAGATCAAGATCTCGGTGAAGCACAACGATCCGGTGGTGATGGTCAATGCGTACCGTCAGCTGGCTGCTCGGTGTGACTACCCGTTGCATCTGGGGGTGACGGAGGCGGGGCCGGCGTTCCAGGGGACGATCAAGTCGGCTGTGGCTTTTGGTGCGTTGCTGTCGGAGGGGATCGGGGACACGATCCGGGTGTCGTTGTCGGCGCCGCCGGCGGAGGAGGTCAAGGTCGGTCTGCAGATTCTGGAGTCGTTGAATCTGAAGCAGCGTCGGCTGGAGATCGTTTCGTGTCCGTCGTGCGGGCGGGCGCAGGTGGATGTGTACAAGCTGGCGGATCAGGTCAGTGCGGGGCTTGAGGGCATGGAAGTGCCGTTGCGGGTGGCCGTGATGGGCTGTGTCGTCAATGGTCCGGGTGAGGCCCGTGAGGCGGATCTGGGTGTCGCGTCCGGCAATGGCAAGGGGCAGATCTTCGTGAAGGGCGAGGTCATCAAGACCGTGCCCGAGTCGAAGATCGTCGAGACGCTGATCGAAGAAGCCCAGAAGATCGCCGAGGGCATGGACGGCGCGGGGACACCATCGGGGGTTCCCGCCGTCACCGTGAGCTGA
- the dxs gene encoding 1-deoxy-D-xylulose-5-phosphate synthase — MTILESIRGPHDLKALSGAQLDELAEDIRQFLVRAVARTGGHLGPNLGVVELSIALHRAFDSPVDRILWDTGHQSYVHKLLTGRQDFSKLRGKGGLSGYPSREESEHDVIENSHASTVLGWADGLAKAHQVLGRSDHVVAVIGDGALTGGMAWEALNNIAAARDRPLIIVVNDNERSYGPTTGGLANHLATLRTTDGYERFLSWGKGVLQQTPVIGQPLYESLHGAKKGFKDAFAPQGMFEDLGLKYVGPIDGHDIAAVESALHRAKRFHGPVLVHCLTEKGRGYPPALRDEADRFHTVGAMDPLTCAPLVPTEAPSWTSVFGDEIAEIGAERPDVVAITAAMLHPVGLTRFAEAFPGRVWDVGIAEQHAAVCAAGLATAGLHPVVAVYATFLNRAFDPLLMDVALHKCGVTFVLDRAGITGPDGPSHNGMWDMSLLQVVPGLRIAAPRDADEFRAELREAVDIDDAPTVIRFPKESVGESIPAIDRIGGMDVLHRADDPDVLLVAVGVLAPVCLKAADLLAGGGIRCTVVDPRWVKPVDEQLAPLAERHRLVAVVEDNSRAGGVGSAVGQALRDAGVDVPLRTFGIPEQFLAHGKRAEVLADIGLTPVEIAGRISAALAGKEAAKRTEESGA, encoded by the coding sequence GTGACGATTCTGGAGAGCATCCGGGGGCCGCACGATCTCAAGGCGCTGAGCGGCGCGCAACTCGACGAACTGGCCGAGGACATCAGGCAGTTCCTCGTCCGGGCAGTGGCGAGGACCGGCGGTCATCTGGGCCCGAACCTGGGGGTGGTGGAGCTCTCCATCGCCCTGCACCGGGCCTTCGACTCGCCGGTGGACCGCATCCTGTGGGACACCGGGCACCAGAGTTATGTGCACAAGCTGCTCACCGGGCGGCAGGACTTCTCCAAGCTCCGCGGCAAGGGGGGCCTGTCCGGCTACCCCTCCCGGGAGGAGTCCGAGCACGACGTCATCGAGAACTCGCATGCCTCGACCGTTCTCGGCTGGGCCGACGGCCTCGCCAAGGCCCACCAGGTGCTGGGGCGGAGCGACCATGTGGTGGCCGTCATCGGCGACGGTGCCCTCACCGGCGGCATGGCCTGGGAGGCACTCAACAACATCGCGGCCGCACGGGACCGGCCGCTGATCATCGTCGTCAACGACAACGAGCGTTCGTACGGCCCGACGACCGGCGGCCTCGCCAACCACCTCGCCACCCTCCGTACCACCGACGGATACGAACGCTTCCTCTCCTGGGGCAAGGGAGTGCTCCAGCAGACGCCCGTCATCGGGCAGCCGTTGTACGAGTCGCTGCACGGTGCGAAGAAGGGGTTCAAGGACGCCTTCGCCCCGCAGGGCATGTTCGAGGACCTCGGGCTCAAGTACGTCGGGCCGATCGACGGGCACGACATCGCGGCCGTCGAGTCCGCACTGCACCGGGCGAAGCGCTTCCACGGCCCGGTGCTGGTGCACTGCCTCACCGAGAAGGGCCGCGGCTACCCGCCCGCGCTCCGGGACGAGGCCGACCGCTTCCACACCGTGGGCGCGATGGACCCGCTGACCTGCGCACCGCTCGTCCCGACGGAAGCGCCCTCCTGGACCTCGGTGTTCGGGGACGAGATCGCCGAGATCGGCGCGGAGCGGCCGGATGTCGTGGCCATCACCGCGGCGATGCTGCACCCCGTCGGACTGACCAGGTTCGCCGAGGCGTTCCCCGGCCGGGTCTGGGACGTCGGGATCGCCGAGCAGCACGCCGCGGTCTGTGCGGCGGGACTCGCCACCGCAGGACTGCATCCGGTCGTCGCCGTGTACGCCACCTTCCTCAACCGGGCCTTCGACCCATTGCTGATGGACGTCGCGCTGCACAAGTGCGGGGTGACGTTCGTCCTCGACCGGGCCGGGATCACCGGACCCGACGGGCCCTCGCACAACGGCATGTGGGACATGTCCCTGCTACAGGTCGTCCCCGGACTGCGGATCGCCGCCCCGCGCGACGCCGACGAATTCCGGGCCGAACTCCGCGAGGCCGTCGACATCGACGACGCCCCTACCGTGATCAGGTTCCCCAAGGAGTCGGTGGGGGAGTCGATCCCGGCCATCGACCGGATCGGCGGTATGGACGTACTGCACCGGGCGGACGATCCCGATGTGCTGCTCGTGGCCGTCGGGGTGCTCGCCCCGGTCTGTCTGAAGGCCGCAGACCTGCTGGCGGGCGGCGGCATCCGCTGCACGGTCGTCGACCCGCGCTGGGTCAAGCCCGTCGACGAACAACTGGCCCCACTTGCCGAACGGCACCGGCTCGTCGCCGTCGTCGAGGACAACAGCCGTGCCGGGGGCGTCGGTTCGGCGGTTGGACAGGCGCTGCGGGATGCCGGGGTCGACGTACCGCTGCGTACCTTCGGCATCCCCGAGCAGTTCCTCGCCCACGGCAAGCGCGCCGAGGTGCTGGCCGACATCGGGCTCACCCCGGTCGAGATCGCCGGGCGGATCAGCGCCGCACTGGCCGGCAAGGAAGCAGCGAAAAGGACCGAGGAGAGCGGGGCATGA
- a CDS encoding aspartate aminotransferase family protein: protein MKDDGPKGFDLAQLLAERGAERYELHAKHLNHQLPRMLHTIGFDKVYERAEGAHFWDAEGNDYLDMLAGFGVMGLGRHHPVVRKALHDVLDASLADLTRFDCQPLPGLLAEKLLVHSPHLDRVFFGNSGTEAVETALKFARYATGRPRILYCTHAFHGLTTGSLSVNGESGFRDGFAPLLPDTAIALGDLDALRRELKRGDVAALVVEPIQGKGVHAAPPGFLRAAQELLHKHKALLIADEVQTGLGRTGDFYAYQHEEDVEPDLVCVAKALSGGYVPVGATLGKDWIFRRVYSSMDRVLVHSASFGSNAQAMAAGLAVLAVMEDEEIVANARRTGDLLRGRLAALVDRYELLHEVRGRGLMIGIEFGRPSSLKLRSRWAMLQAARKGLFAQMVVVPLLQKHRILTQVSGDHLEVIKLIPPLMIGEPEADRFVTAFTAVMDDAHSGGGLVWDFGRTLVKQAVANR from the coding sequence ATGAAGGACGACGGGCCCAAGGGCTTCGATCTGGCGCAGCTCCTCGCGGAGCGCGGCGCGGAACGCTACGAGCTGCACGCGAAACACCTCAATCACCAACTGCCGCGCATGCTGCACACCATTGGCTTCGACAAGGTCTACGAACGGGCCGAGGGCGCACACTTCTGGGACGCGGAAGGCAACGACTACCTCGACATGCTCGCCGGATTCGGCGTGATGGGTCTCGGCCGGCACCACCCCGTCGTACGCAAGGCCCTGCACGACGTCCTCGACGCCTCGCTCGCCGACCTCACCCGCTTCGACTGCCAGCCGCTGCCCGGACTGCTGGCCGAGAAGCTGCTCGTCCACAGCCCGCATCTGGACCGGGTGTTCTTCGGCAACAGCGGTACGGAGGCCGTCGAGACCGCGCTGAAGTTCGCCCGGTACGCCACCGGCAGGCCGAGGATCCTCTACTGCACCCACGCCTTCCACGGGCTGACGACCGGCTCGCTCTCGGTCAACGGGGAGAGCGGCTTCCGGGACGGCTTCGCCCCGCTGCTGCCGGACACCGCCATCGCACTCGGTGATCTCGACGCACTGAGGCGTGAGCTGAAGCGCGGCGATGTGGCGGCACTGGTCGTCGAGCCGATCCAGGGCAAGGGCGTCCACGCCGCGCCGCCCGGCTTCCTTCGCGCCGCGCAGGAGCTGCTGCACAAGCACAAGGCGCTCCTCATCGCCGACGAGGTGCAGACCGGCCTCGGCAGGACCGGGGACTTCTACGCGTACCAGCACGAGGAGGATGTCGAACCCGATCTGGTCTGTGTCGCCAAGGCCCTCTCCGGCGGCTATGTGCCGGTCGGGGCGACCCTCGGCAAGGACTGGATCTTCAGACGCGTCTACTCGTCGATGGACCGGGTCCTGGTCCACTCCGCGAGCTTCGGCTCCAACGCCCAGGCGATGGCTGCCGGGCTCGCGGTCCTCGCCGTGATGGAGGACGAGGAGATCGTCGCGAACGCGCGCCGCACCGGCGATCTGCTGCGCGGGCGGCTGGCCGCACTGGTCGACCGCTACGAACTCCTCCACGAGGTGCGCGGGCGCGGGCTGATGATCGGCATCGAGTTCGGCCGGCCGTCGTCACTGAAGCTGCGCAGCCGCTGGGCCATGCTGCAGGCGGCCCGTAAGGGGCTCTTCGCGCAGATGGTGGTGGTGCCCCTGCTCCAGAAGCACCGCATCCTCACGCAGGTCTCGGGTGACCACCTCGAAGTGATCAAGCTGATTCCGCCGCTGATGATCGGGGAGCCGGAGGCCGACCGGTTCGTCACGGCGTTCACCGCCGTGATGGACGACGCACACAGCGGGGGTGGACTGGTGTGGGACTTCGGCAGGACCCTGGTGAAACAGGCCGTCGCCAACCGCTGA